The genome window AAGAGGCGACTAACATCGTAAGCCAACTCAAGCGGATTGTTCGTACGCTCTACTCCAGCCCTCCATCGTACGGAGCACAGATTATCGCGCTAGTGCTCTCAACTCCGGAGCTACGCACGCTATGGGAGAGTGAACTTACCGTAATGCGGACCCGCATCCATGAGATGCGTGAGCTATTCGCTAGCAAACTTGCTGAGGCAATTCCACACCGTGATTTCTCGTTCATCCTTAAACAACGCGGCATGTTCTCCTACTCCGGACTCTCAGTTGAGATAGTGCGTGAGCTCCGTGAGCGCTACCATATCTATGCCCTCGATAGTGGTCGGATCTGTGTTGCTGCTATGAACCCTCAAAATATCGATTATATCTGTGACTCTATGGCCTCTCTCGTAAGGACATAAGGTCTATGAGGATACTTGCGCTCTTTCTGCTCCTACTAAGCTGCCTATACGGGTACTGCTACGGTGCAGCTGCTGAGCCAACCGCGCCATCTTTATACAAACTAGCGCTAATTTCAGATGACCTCGATCATCCGGTTAGTATCGCCAGTAATCCCACTGAGACGCAGCGCTTATACGTCGTAGAGAGATCCGGCACCGTGCGCGTCTTTAAAGATCGAAAACTATTAAGCACTGAGCTTCTTAATATCGAAGAAATACTCAATTCAAAGGGCCCTAATGGCCTAATGGCGCTAGCTTTTCACCCTGGCTACGCAAAAAACCACCTTATCTATGTGTACTACATCGATTCCCAGGGCGATCCCGTAGTTGGTCAGTTTC of Pseudomonadota bacterium contains these proteins:
- a CDS encoding PQQ-dependent sugar dehydrogenase, with protein sequence MRILALFLLLLSCLYGYCYGAAAEPTAPSLYKLALISDDLDHPVSIASNPTETQRLYVVERSGTVRVFKDRKLLSTELLNIEEILNSKGPNGLMALAFHPGYAKNHLIYVYYIDSQGDPVVGQFQSRSDATTDESTDETLNEDSLQVIIKIAQSSPNSNTGSIQFGADDLLYISTGDG